The following are from one region of the Pseudohongiella spirulinae genome:
- a CDS encoding valine--tRNA ligase yields the protein MDKTYQPQDIEQQWYQTWEERNYFAPSGKGESYSIVIPPPNVTGRLHMGHGFQDTIMDALIRYHRMMGHNTLWQVGTDHAGIATQMVVERRLEREGIKRTDLGREKFLDEVWKWKEESGGMITQQIRRLGASIDWTRERFTMDPGLSAAVEEVFVRLYDEGLIYRGNRLVNWDPKLHTAVSDLEVLNEEEDGFFWYFKYPLADGATTDSGDNFITIATTRPETLLGDTAVAVNPDDPRFKSLIGKWVDLPLCNRRIQIIADDYVDPEFGTGCVKITPAHDFNDYEVGKRHNLEMINIFTIDAAINDNAPQAYQGLDRFEARKKLVTDMEAAGLLLKVEPHKLKVPRGDRTGVVIEPYLTNQWYVAVKSLAEPAIKAVEDGDIEFVPKQWENTYFAWMRDIQDWCISRQLWWGHRIPAWYDIEGNIYVGCSEAQVREKYNLPADLELKQDEDVLDTWFSSALWTFSTLGWPDDPETLKTFHPTDVLVTGFDIIFFWVARMIMMTLKFTGQIPFKKVYITGLIRDEQGQKMSKSKGNVLDPIDLIDGIDLEALVAKRTEGLMQPQLEKKIEKNTRAQFPDGITGYGTDALRYTYYSLASTGRDIKFDLGRMEGFRNFCNKIWNASRYVIMNTEEKGIQFSATDVTALKYNAHLSLADRWILSRLQQTVAQVHEHMANYRFDLMSQAIYDFFWNEYCDWYVELSKPVLWDADNQPEKAQAARLTLLSVLESSLRMLHPLMPFITEEIWQKIATLIGINTAGTSIMLQAYPQVDKDLINTQSESDIDWVKGVIVGVRNIRGEMNIPPGKLFPALLNKTNSEDQRRLSDNLANLLKLAKLSELRILTDDEAAPVSATQLYQDMEILVPLADLIDKNAELARLDKEIGKLEKNLQGINGKLNNEKFVQNAPTELVEQEKERQRSAQAALAALTEKVQSIKAL from the coding sequence ATGGACAAGACCTACCAGCCCCAAGACATCGAGCAACAGTGGTACCAGACCTGGGAAGAGCGCAACTACTTTGCCCCCAGCGGCAAAGGCGAGTCCTACAGTATCGTAATTCCACCGCCCAACGTCACCGGCCGTCTGCACATGGGCCACGGCTTCCAGGACACCATCATGGATGCCTTGATTCGCTATCACCGCATGATGGGTCACAACACGCTCTGGCAGGTCGGCACTGATCACGCCGGTATTGCCACACAGATGGTGGTTGAACGCCGCCTGGAGCGCGAGGGCATCAAGCGCACCGATCTGGGCCGCGAAAAGTTTCTGGATGAGGTGTGGAAGTGGAAGGAAGAATCCGGTGGCATGATCACTCAGCAGATTCGTCGCCTGGGTGCCTCCATCGATTGGACGCGCGAGCGCTTCACCATGGATCCCGGTCTGTCGGCGGCGGTTGAGGAAGTCTTTGTCCGCCTCTACGACGAAGGCCTGATTTACCGTGGCAACCGTCTGGTTAACTGGGACCCTAAACTTCACACGGCGGTGTCCGACCTGGAAGTATTAAACGAAGAGGAAGATGGCTTCTTCTGGTACTTCAAATACCCGCTGGCCGACGGTGCAACAACCGACAGTGGCGACAACTTTATTACCATCGCCACCACTCGTCCGGAAACCCTGCTGGGTGATACCGCCGTTGCCGTCAACCCCGACGACCCGCGTTTCAAATCGCTGATCGGCAAATGGGTAGACCTGCCCCTGTGCAATCGGCGCATTCAGATCATTGCAGATGATTACGTTGACCCGGAATTTGGTACCGGCTGCGTAAAGATTACCCCAGCCCACGATTTTAATGACTACGAAGTGGGCAAGCGTCACAACCTGGAGATGATCAACATCTTCACCATTGATGCTGCTATCAATGATAACGCTCCGCAAGCCTATCAAGGCCTGGATCGTTTTGAAGCGCGTAAAAAGCTGGTCACTGACATGGAAGCGGCCGGCCTGCTGTTGAAAGTTGAACCGCATAAGTTAAAAGTGCCTCGTGGCGACCGCACGGGTGTTGTGATCGAGCCCTATCTGACCAATCAGTGGTATGTGGCCGTCAAATCACTGGCAGAGCCGGCTATCAAGGCTGTTGAAGATGGCGATATCGAGTTTGTGCCGAAACAGTGGGAGAACACCTATTTTGCCTGGATGCGCGATATTCAGGACTGGTGTATATCCCGCCAGCTTTGGTGGGGTCATCGAATTCCCGCCTGGTATGACATCGAAGGTAATATCTATGTCGGTTGCAGCGAAGCGCAGGTGCGTGAGAAATACAATCTGCCAGCCGACCTGGAGCTGAAGCAGGACGAAGACGTACTCGATACCTGGTTCTCCTCTGCCCTGTGGACCTTCTCAACACTGGGTTGGCCGGACGATCCGGAAACCCTGAAAACCTTCCACCCCACAGATGTGCTGGTGACAGGTTTTGACATCATTTTCTTCTGGGTCGCGCGTATGATCATGATGACTCTGAAGTTCACCGGCCAGATTCCGTTTAAGAAGGTCTATATTACCGGTCTGATCCGCGATGAGCAGGGTCAAAAGATGTCCAAGTCAAAAGGTAATGTACTTGACCCCATCGATTTGATTGATGGCATCGACCTGGAAGCGCTGGTGGCCAAGCGCACCGAAGGTCTGATGCAGCCGCAACTCGAGAAAAAGATCGAGAAAAACACCCGCGCCCAGTTCCCTGATGGCATTACCGGCTACGGCACCGATGCGCTGCGTTACACCTATTACTCTCTGGCTTCCACCGGACGTGACATCAAATTCGATCTGGGGCGAATGGAGGGTTTCCGTAACTTCTGTAACAAGATCTGGAATGCCTCACGTTATGTGATCATGAACACTGAGGAAAAAGGTATTCAGTTCAGCGCCACCGATGTGACAGCGCTGAAATACAATGCCCACTTGAGCCTGGCCGATCGCTGGATTCTGTCGCGCCTGCAACAGACCGTTGCCCAGGTGCACGAACACATGGCCAATTACCGCTTTGATCTGATGTCGCAGGCCATTTACGACTTTTTCTGGAACGAGTATTGCGACTGGTACGTCGAGCTGTCCAAACCCGTGTTGTGGGATGCTGATAATCAACCGGAAAAAGCCCAGGCTGCGCGCCTGACACTACTCAGCGTGCTGGAGAGCAGTCTGCGTATGTTGCACCCGCTGATGCCATTCATAACTGAAGAAATCTGGCAGAAAATAGCTACACTGATTGGCATCAACACGGCCGGCACCAGCATCATGCTGCAGGCCTACCCGCAGGTCGACAAGGACCTGATCAACACCCAGTCCGAGTCAGACATTGACTGGGTAAAAGGCGTGATTGTTGGTGTACGCAATATCCGTGGCGAGATGAATATTCCACCGGGCAAGCTCTTTCCTGCTCTGTTAAATAAAACTAACAGCGAAGACCAGCGTCGTCTTTCAGACAACCTGGCCAATCTGTTGAAGCTCGCCAAGCTCTCTGAACTGCGCATCCTGACAGACGACGAAGCAGCGCCGGTCAGCGCTACGCAACTGTATCAGGATATGGAAATTCTGGTGCCACTGGCCGATCTGATCGACAAAAATGCCGAACTTGCACGACTGGACAAAGAAATCGGCAAACTGGAGAAAAATCTACAGGGCATTAATGGCAAACTGAACAACGAAAAATTTGTGCAGAATGCCCCGACAGAGCTGGTTGAGCAGGAGAAGGAGCGCCAACGCAGCGCGCAGGCCGCACTGGCCGCCTTGACGGAAAAAGTGCAAAGCATCAAAGCCTTGTAA